A part of Anabas testudineus chromosome 7, fAnaTes1.2, whole genome shotgun sequence genomic DNA contains:
- the perm1 gene encoding PGC-1 and ERR-induced regulator in muscle protein 1 yields MLDKAAPPSSLPPLQENEETESFVANDSGFLTQLDESKPEQTTEDTSSAPDSAQSSSGSVMALDSSSSRSVMWESEPVPASVGANIYPENMMLTSARGNSQPVLPGGAQKCLKKISKNISVHNLHALESEPFSSTWKHQTLPTLDKGGLKKVECYTDEHVPRKDHDMDCSPSSLTDYTSSIVDLFRYFFGGKQSTPSQSETDDVTTFSTYGNSIPETYDHFFSDFDTESFFCPLITAEEQAKDELVPIFSYSRSANRNLQFPEAYDYFFASSSSDDSSVESDDEDNSGPVRVVTRFTRTASTSQISADVYENFFTDKDLRQNFFWKNTLSFRNFNLTGSTTQKEALSDSLSLVPVKQSNIGRTVCPTNVLGNQDIVFPDPLLYHLEERISRQLVQQPFRYEDLQTAVSNPRLDAPFLPLRQSDMCLICIAFASWVLKTTNPQVGDAWKAVLLANVSALSAIRYLRKYIKMEAETTEKTNDAITPDS; encoded by the exons ATGTTGGACAAAGCCGCTCCACCCAGCTCCCTTCCACCTTTACAGGAAAATGAGGAGACCGAATCATTTGTAGCAAATGATTCAGGCTTTTTAACGCAACTGGATGAGTCCAAGCCTGAGCAAACCACAGAGGACACATCGAGCGCTCCTGATTCTGCACAGTCAAGTTCAGGTTCTGTTATGGCACTGGATTCTTCCTCTTCAAGAAGTGTAATGTGGGAGAGTGAACCTGTCCCGGCGAGTGTTGGTGCTAATATTTACCCTGAGAACATGATGTTGACATCTGCAAGAGGCAATTCTCAACCCGTTCTTCCTGGAGGTGCTCAGAAGTGCCTCAAAAAGATTTCCAAAAATATAAGTGTGCACAATCTACATGCGCTGGAATCGGAGCCTTTCAGCTCCACATGGAAACACCAAACTTTACCAACGTTAGACAAAGGAGGATTAAAAAAGGTAGAGTGCTATACTGATGAACATGTGCCTAGGAAAGACCATGATATGGACTGTTCCCCCTCCTCTTTGACAGACTACACATCCTCTATTGTGGATTTATTTCGATACTTCTTTGGTGGAAAGCAATCAACACCAagccaatcagaaacagacGATGTAACCACCTTTTCCACTTATGGAAATTCAATCCCAGAAACCTATGATCATTTTTTCTCCGATTTTGATACAGAGAGTTTCTTCTGCCCTCTCATCACAGCAGAGGAGCAAGCCAAAGATGAGTTGGTTCCTATCTTTTCCTATTCTCGTTCAGCTAACAGAAATCTACAGTTTCCAGAGGCTTATGATTATTTCTTTGCATCCTCCTCATCTGATGATTCTTCTGTTGAATCTGACGATGAGGATAACTCTGGTCCTGTAAGAGTGGTGACTAGGTTCACCAGAACGGCAAGCACTTCTCAGATTTCTGCAGACGTTTATGAGAATTTCTTCACAGATAAAGATCTCAGACAGAATTTcttttggaaaaacacactcTCCTTTAggaattttaatttaactggATCTACAACCCAGAAAGAGGCTCTCTCAGACTCTCTGTCTCTTGTACCTGTGAAGCAAAGCAACATAGGAAGGACAGTTTGTCCAACTAATGTTCTGGGAAATCAAGACATAGTATTTCCTGATCCACTTCTCTACCACCTGGAGGAAAGGATCTCCAGGCAGCTGGTACAGCAGCCTTTCAGATATGAGGATTTGCAGACAGCTGTTTCCAATCCAA GGTTGGATGCTCCTTTTCTGCCTCTCAGACAGTCAGACATGTGTCTGATCTGTATTGCATTTGCTTCATGGGTTCTGAAGACCACAAACCCACAGGTTGGAGATGCCTGGAAGGCAG TTCTGTTGGCAAATGTAAGTGCGCTGTCAGCCATCCGCTACCTGCGTAAGTACATCAAGATGGAAGCAGAAACTACTGAGAAGACGAATGACGCCATCACACCTGATTCTTGA